A window of Nicotiana tabacum cultivar K326 chromosome 24, ASM71507v2, whole genome shotgun sequence contains these coding sequences:
- the LOC107812806 gene encoding uncharacterized protein LOC107812806: MMRFLGSLSMLRLLMWLFWLPRLGSSQLADFSPGAARALDAVLQDYAYLAFDRPRIRTGVVYDANVPSNLTGIKVSALRLRSGSLRRRGVEIYKEFKIPIGIIEQPYVERLVLVYQNLGNWSSRYYNLPGYIYLAPMLGLLAYDASNLSAINLPELDIKASVQPISLSFSDVKPFPVGSSAKCVSIDLQGSVNFSNVLADNTCTTFQQGHFSIVIESIAPSPAPVPPTPASVSPPKGKKGKSKVLIIIGSVAGGLVLLFLLGLLIMCASKYEHKKKIQQMERAAEVGEALHMTRVGSTKAPFATVTRTQPTLETEYRP, encoded by the coding sequence ATGATGAGGTTTCTTGGAAGTCTGTCGATGCTTCGTCTTTTAATGTGGCTGTTTTGGTTGCCACGATTAGGGAGCTCTCAGTTAGCTGATTTTTCCCCGGGAGCTGCACGGGCACTAGATGCTGTTCTCCAAGATTATGCTTATCTTGCATTTGATCGTCCGAGAATTAGGACGGGTGTTGTCTATGATGCAAATGTTCCCTCGAATTTGACTGGGATTAAGGTGTCTGCATTGAGGCTTAGGAGTGGTAGCTTAAGAAGGAGAGGAGTTGAAATATATAAAGAGTTCAAGATTCCCATTGGTATCATTGAGCAGCCTTATGTTGAGAGGCTTGTATTAGTCTACCAAAATTTGGGTAATTGGTCTTCAAGATATTATAATTTACCTGGTTACATTTACTTGGCTCCGATGTTAGGCCTTCTTGCTTACGATGCATCAAACTTGTCCGCAATTAACTTACCTGAGTTGGATATCAAAGCTTCCGTTCAGCCCATCTCGCTAAGTTTTTCAGATGTCAAGCCATTTCCTGTTGGATCATCTGCAAAGTGTGTTTCAATTGATTTACAAGGTTCTGTGAATTTCAGCAATGTTTTGGCAGATAACACATGCACAACATTTCAACAGGGGCATTTCTCTATTGTGATCGAGTCAATCGCTCCTTCTCCTGCGCCAGTGCCTCCAACACCAGCCTCAGTATCCCCTCCAAAGGGAAAGAAAGGCAAGTCAAAAGTCCTGATAATCATTGGTTCAGTGGCAGGAGGACTAGTGTTGTTGTTTCTTTTAGGTCTCCTGATAATGTGTGCGAGTAAGTACGAGCACAAGAAGAAAATTCAACAAATGGAGAGAGCTGCAGAGGTTGGAGAAGCGTTGCATATGACTCGTGTTGGGAGCACGAAAGCACCATTTGCAACTGTAACGCGAACGCAACCTACACTAGAAACTGAGTACAGGCCCTAA